Genomic window (Phragmites australis chromosome 5, lpPhrAust1.1, whole genome shotgun sequence):
ctcacatacacttgagaagacatccaagccaccaaagtgctaaaagtgatcatacaaggtaattagcacaagattaagggCGTGATTAATGCTATtaagcctagagagagttgttgctgcctagagagtggatcaagaagttaTTCTAtattgtatcaagtggtatgtcggcaccttagagtcttgatgTCTCATCGGCatcgtgagccttggtggctcatacttgttgacccttcgacttagtgtggagtggcgataagactcttgtacggggacacgaaaacccttgccttggtggctcaagttctgAAATGAAGATGGTAGCatgtgaccggaagagaggcttgtgatgAGGTCTTACCTTGGTGTAAAGATGGTCAAGTGGGCCAGGCCAAATGGGCCGACACGAGGCACGACCATTTTGgctcggcccaggcacagcACGGTACTGCGGCtaatgggccgggccggcacggcacgacccgtttaactgttcatatttttgtagtattttatataatttatttagatctaataTCATATAGGATATGTGGTACAATAGTAGTGTGTTTGACTCCCAAGTAGAAGGTCGGGTGTTCGATTCCgagtgaaagcaagtttttgtgattttttctaattttttgcgGGTTGacgggcaaaaaaaaaaatcatcgggCATACCGTGTCACGGAccagcacggcacgacccggtcttaaatgggccgtgcctggaCTGGAGTCGCAGCACATGGGCTGGCACGACACAGCCCATTTAGCTAACGGGTCGTGCCTCAATGGGCCCGTGTCATACCGGATCAGGCcacccatttggccatctctaccttggtggcttagtagCTCAACCTACTTAAGGCCTATGTGGTTCAAGGGTCATGACCGGGTGCTGTCTAGAAGCTATAGCTtaggtggatgctccaacgtagactaagGGTGACGTTTATAACATCGATacaacaggataaaaatctcttattcCAAGTTTGCactctctaccttctttacgttttcgtatttatatacttgcaatctacatttgcttgtttgccttactagagtagtttgctaggattgactataAGTTGTAAACCTTTTTGAACGGTAAAGTAGGCATATTAGATgaactagagcacatttagatagaaattaatatggTTTGTCTTGTAAAGGTTTTAGAGCCGATTAattttaagtgtcttaattcatcTCCTCTTAAGATATCACCTATCCTTACAATACTCCTATGGAAGAAGTTATGTTAGAACAAAATCGGAGAAGTTACGAGTGTTGGATATGCTGGTTGAAgtttctattaattatttggacatattaataacttcaaatgaaacaGTATCAACCATAaacttgtagatctcgtcgagagctataattttcatacaaATGTAATATGCATCTGAcaccgtatgaaaaagttacaagCTCTATAAGATAGACTCGGTCACTCGAATAATCGTTGGATAGTATTCGGCTAAATCCGATTTTATTCTTGGATATCCGATATCCTACAGATACCTAACTCTCTATATTCAAATCTAATATCCGAAAAAGTTCCTAGATATCCGAAAAATTCCTAGATATCCAATTCAAAAATACTATCTAAACCCTTTTGGATAGGCGGGCGGGTGAGAAATATCCGACGGTTTTGATCCCTACCATCACACCCTTTAATTTATGTGCTCAGATGAACCCCTATACAGTACAAAGAGAGGATTGACTTGAGCCATTCTATATTACTATGAGAAAAAGGATTATGGTTAGCCTGTGAATGTTCACCACCAACGTTCAAACTTGCCATAAATAGGAAATAGTTACATGTTTGGAATTAGTATTAGGGTTGGGGTTAGAGCTACGGTGGGTTTCCAGAGAGGTTGTACCGATCCTAGTGGTGTTGGCCATGTTAGGCAACTGTGCGAGCAGCTCCGTAGTTACGGTAGGATGTAGGCAGGATGAGCCAGTAGAGGCGAGGGCCGTAGCAAGCACCGGTGGTACATGACGGCCACAAGTGGTGTAAGCGGTGGTTGCAACAGGGCAGTACGCACAACGTCGTGGTGTaaggacgaggaggaagagtAAGAAAACACAGTGCTCACCAGTATGTACCTGGAAAATGCTCGTCCCATGGAGACTCGAGAAAAGTGGCTAGAGGATGAACTAAGAGAAAAGTCACCATCGTCTGAAATCATGAACAAGGATACCTCAAGATCTGAGAAGAAATTTGTCAACAGGAACCATGAGTTTCTAACAATGACAAGCCGTTTCTGGTGGACAAACGCAAACATAACAGATTTTGTATTCATGACAGCCTTCGTTCATTGACTAGTCACTTCAGTTCAGATAGAAGCAAGCAAGGAATGGAACAGGTGTTGGACCAATCCTTCTTCGTCACCTTTCACTTGCAGAGCACCCCACAACTCATCTTAGCGCGATGTCGCAGTGCGACCAACCGCTCATCAGCCAGAATGTCCTGTAACCCAGTGAGAAAATGCTCGCTGTACTGCTACACCCACTGCCATCTTGCCAAGGCCCGCGTGGTTCGGTGCCGAGCTCACTTCAGGTGCCCCCACACCACCGGCACCGGGTGAGATGTGTCTGCACTACTGCCTAAGTGCGTATCATCCCTGGCATTCCATCCGGATTCAGAGATGTTACATCACGACCGCCATGGTTCAAGTTGATGACAAGTGCAGAGCAGCAACTGCTTGCTTGCCCTCTTGAGGATCTTGTACGCACGTTACTGTCGAAATCCAAGTATTCAATAAGGATTGTACAAATGAATCCTATTGTTCATCCGCTGCTGGTACGATACTCCATAAGATTGCTAAGCCAGATATCTATACCTATACCAATGGCTTTAATTCAGTACCAAAGTGGTTGTTGAAGTGTAAGCAAATTATTCACTTTTTTATCAATTTAAACTTTTAGGTAAATTAAACTGTGCATAGTAGCTTAATATAGTATTATTGTCAGATGTCTAAGTTCAAGTCTTGTCCATAGCaatttagtaaaaaaattattgctCACTCCTATTCCACTAAGTGATTTGACCTTAAACCTCAACCTTTTTACCAACCTGTCTCTCTCATCGGCCCCCAACACCCACAACCACACCTGCCATGCCGCATCGTTCCCCAATAGGATAGGCCACCGAGGCTGTAGGCTACACGAAAAATACACAatctgttttgaaaaaaatacgCACCCCTTATGTATATCATTGTATGAAACATGAACTAATGTGCCAGCGCTAGCCATCTTAGTTGTGACAATTTCCAAATCAACGAACAGATAGCTTCGTTCCTGAGGAGGGGTTGAGCAGAGTTGGTTTCTAAGGTCATCTCCAATAGCTGCTTTAAAATTTCATACCAtgtaacactattacagtatccatTATCACTATTATAGTACTTCCTTTTCTAACTATCTTCAACAAATACTCTATAAATCAATCCCTATCTTTTCTCCTatattaaattaatttttctttaACCGTTTCATTCACTTCGCATTCCGCATCTCTTGGTTCACTCCGCCAGTACGCCAATACGCCACCGCACCCCTACCTCCTTCCGCCGTGCGCCGCCCCCTCCCTTCCTCCTTCCGCCGTGCGCCGccccctctcttcctccttccGCCGTGCGCCGccccctcccttcctccctccGCCAGTACGCCATCGCGCCCCCTCCTCCAGTATGCCACCGTGCCCCCTCCTCCAGTGcgccgcccctccctccctccctccctccgccAGTATGCCGacagaagaggagaggaggagcgtgTCGGGGGCTAAAGTCTGGATCCACCGCGCCCCCTCCCTCCGACGACAGCAGATCCAGGCGGGCCCAGTTTCTGCAGTCGCCACCCGAGCCGTCCAACGACAGCTGGGCGGGGAGCCTCTGGACAGCCGCGGCCGCCACCGACGCAGCTGGCGCGCCGGAGCCAAGAGAGAGCAGCATGTGCGGCGCTGAGGGGAAGTACGGCAGCGgaggctgctgctgttgctggtggGGACACTGACCGCTCCTCGTCGTACTTCGAGCCGTCCGAGTTGGAGTCAGAGCCTATCCTCCGATGTCTCCTCGCCGCGGTGCGGCTGGCTATGGACGACACCGCACCCCGCGCCGCCTTCCCCGTCCGAAAGTGGGTCGCCGTCTGCGTCTCACTCCTCGCCACTGGTCCGGCGCGCCCCTCCTTCCCTCCGCCGCACCCCCTCCCTCCACCCGATTCCGCGAGCTCGCGAGAGCACCGAGCCGTTGCTGAGTGGGTCCCCGCACAGTGTTGCGGCCTCGCCTCGCCTCTGGCAAATATgccgctcctctctcctctctgagCCGTCGTCGCATCCCTGTAAATGTCGAAGCCGACTCTGTTGGAGGATAGATACATGGATGTGGATGCCGCTCTAGATACAGTGCTTGTTGGAGTTGGCCTAAGGCCCCTCCCACACCGGTGACTCAGGTTCGAACCCCttttcatttgaaaaaaaagaaaaagagatagCTTCGTTCCTCGTTCCTGCAGTTCTGCCCTGTGCCCACCAATTCGCGCGCAGTTTCCAGCCGTCGCGTACTGGATAACTTCACCCGCCGGTAGAACAGCCGTgtcaagaggaggaagaagccacTGCTGATCTCCAGTGGGGCAGTGAGGTCGTACAGAACTGAACAGCCCAACTGCTCCAGCTTTGAGTCTTTCTGACAGCATGCCTGAACCACCAGGCTTCCGTCTTCCCTGGCTCCTCCGCTTCCCGCCTCGCGAAAGCGCCACCCGCGCTGCACCCCTTGACGCTTTCCTTCCCCCTCAACGGGCCAACGGCTCCACTCCAACTCCAACCCCTCCAAGGCGCCGACCATACTGCACTGCTACTTGTCCTCACTTCCTGCTCCGCCTCCACTGCAGAGAGGAGCAATGCATCCCTGCGGTGCCTGAAGAACCAACCGTGTGGCCTGTTCAAGCAGGTACGGGGCCGGAAATGTTTCACTCTGGTTTTGCTTTTCGCCGCAACATGATGCCTCCTACCTAAATTCTTTCAGCTTCGAATACAACTGAGACGCTATTCGTTCAGGTTGGATGTTCTGCTTCCAGCTTGATACGGTGTGTTCAGTTGATACAATTTGTTAGGTTTGCCATGTTTCTTCATCGTAACATTTTCAGTTATCTGTGGAGATTTACGTGAACGTGATACAATGGTACTGCAAATCTTACGGTTTGCCATCAGAGACCATGGCCTTGGTGCCAATGAAGTGCCATGCCAACTCACTCACGTACTCAAATCAATAGACAGTTGCTAGAAGATTCACAGTTTCTCGCAAAATGGTGAAGTGAATTTGCACCTTAGTGTTCCATACTTTCAGATAGGGTTGGGTACGACCCTACAGTACAAAAGCATACTTTGTTAGATGGTCTTGGCCTCTTGGGTTTGGTCGTCATAATTTGAGGAGAACAATTTTTTCAATGCTTCTGAAAAAGGAGTTCAGTTAAAAGCGGGGTTTTCCCCCTTCAGAATGACACATCAACTAGTGTAGTGGTTGCTTCAGAACTAACACACTTCTTCAGAATGAGACACATCAACTAGTATGGTGGGATGAACAAGAAATGTTCAGTTCGAGGACTATTTATCTTTAGCTGCTGGCTGACAAAATGTGAAAAGCAAACTAGTGCAGTTGTTGGGGGTTCATACATAAGCAAGAGTATCATGCAAACCTGATTGGCTTGGCCACAACTGTTCTGACAGAAGTTGTTAACGCAAATTCATTGTTTATTTTTGCACGTATTCTTTATTTATGCATAAATTTTGAACTAAATACCCCATTGGCCATGTTAAGCTAACACTTTTGCCTCCAGGAAAGAGATACTTGGTGATTATTTTCAAGGGAGGAACTGAAGAAGCAATCATAAGGGAGCCATAACTcactcgcaaaaaaaaaaggagccaTAACTGAAATGGAAGAAGCTCTGAAATCCTGCGTGGAGCAGCTGGTCATTGCCAGAGAAGAGCGGGAGCAGATCATCGTCGAGGCAGCCAACGAGATATCCTCCGAGAAGAAGAAAGTGCGCGAGCTACAGCACAAGCTGGAAGACGCGAACAAGAATGCGGCGAAGCTCGCCGCCGAGAACAGCAGCCTCTGCAAGGCCGTCGATGACAGGGACACGATGATCAGGGAGGTGAGGGAGTCTGAGGCGGCCGCGGGCGACAAGCTCGCAGACGCGACGGCGAGGCTCGAGTCGGCGCAGAAGCAGGGCGTCTCGCTGCGGTACGAGGTGCGCATGCTCCAGAAGGAGCTGGAGGTCCGGGGCCAGGAGCGGGAGTACGACCTCAAGTCCGTCGACGCCGCGCAACGGCAGCAGGCGGAGCATCTGAAGAGGATCGCGCAGCTAGAGGCCGAGTGCCAGCGGCTGCGCGCCATGGTCCGCAAGCGGCTCCCGGGGCCGGCGGCGATAGCCAAGATGAGAGACGAGgtcgagcagcagcagccgccaccGCCCGGAGCCAGACCGAGGCGGCCGCGCCCCGCGACGCCCTCAACGCCACGGTCAGTGACGCCGTTCTCGCCGCGGACGCCGCGGCGCTCCGTCTCCGACGCCGAAAGCTACGCGTTCAAGCTCCGTGCCGTCGAGGACGAGAACAAGGCGCTGAAGCAGGTGCTCGCCAAGAGGGAAAGCGAGCTGCAGTTCGTGCAGATGAAGTACGCCGACGAGGCTTGCAAGCTGACAGTGGTGCAGAGGCAGCTCAAGGATCTGACAGAAGAGAACTGGCAGCTGAGTGATGCTAACTGTCAGTCTGAATCTTGGGCTTCTGCTCTGATTTCTGAACTCGAGCATTTCAGGTCTGGGAACCAGGGTGGCGCGTCCATCATGGCATCATCCGACATGAACTTGCTCGATGATTTCGCTGAGATTGAGAAAATGGAGATGGCGCCAGGTGATCGAAAGCGCAACACGCCACGTGCATCTCTGGAGAAGGCGGATACGAGATCAGTAACGCCAGAGAAGAATGACAATGGTCTTGTCATGAATGGTAGTATCCCCAACGGCCATCCTGAAAGAGTTCATGATATCTGGGATCTCGTAATGCATAAGCATGATGCAAGTGGGGAAAGTGTTGACACCATTCTTGAAAAAATAAGGCATGAATTGGATTTGGATCGAAGCACTATTTACGCGAAAAGAGAATATTCAGATGTATCGTATGACCGGTCCGAAGTAGAGAAGATGGTGAGAAATCTGGTTGAGGAAGTCACTCCCATGATTCACAAATCTGCAGAAGACAATGTTGCAAGATCCAGACTACTGCTACATTACAAGCCTGAACTCTGTGGCCGCCTTGAGAACCTGGTTCATGTCTGTCATGATCTACTACATGGTAGTAAAGCTAACCTTGGAAAGTTCATTGATGAGGTTTGCCTGATCCTGAAGTACATAGTGAGCCAATACTTGTCAAACCAAGATCCATCTGATACTGTGGATAGTGATATAATGAATATTGATGGGGTTAAGTCATTAGGTACAATCAACACAGAGGGTCAACAGGACATCCAAAGTGCAAAACCAGCAGCAGCTTTAGATATCCAGAAAGATGCACAGGTAGGACCAATTCAGTCAGCTGAATGTCAGATTATGGCCAGTCTTCAAGAGAAGCTTGATAAAGAACTCACACGAGTTATACTTGCCCAGGATGATAATATTCTGCAGGGCAGAAAATCAACGTACTGTGAGATAGAAAGGTAGCAAAGATTCAACAGCTGCTAACTACACTACTTTATATATAAAATAACTAGTTActgactattttttattattttgatgCATATTCCTTATCATGCAGCCCTTCTGCTGAGGCAAGTGTGGAAGATTGGGCAGCACAAGAGGAAAATCAGTTACCAACAGTAATTTATCGTGTCCTTGGCTCCTTGCTATACATTTTTTGCAGAAAAATAGCGCTGTTTTAGTCACAGTTTTCACATTGTCATCAGGAACTGAATTCACAAAATCCGCACTTCCTGCAGAACTCAGAGATACTAGCAGCAGCTGGCAAGATCGCACATTGCCAGGAGACGATCACAATTCTCAGCAAGCAGTTGCAAGCTCTAAAGATCCCGACAACTTCAGGTCCTCTAGACAGCCCATTCTGCAACCCCAGGCCGAGCTCGGCTCTGTCCGACTACAAGCCCCAGTCACTCGGAAGCATTCTCGCCGAAGAGTTCGCCAACGCTGTAGGTTCCAGATCTCCTGCTACGCCCAAAGAAGTGCAGTTCAAGAAAAAAGACGACGAGCTTTATGCTACACCGAAAAGGAGCACAGCACAAGAGCAGAACGGTGacccaaggaagaagaagaagcgggGTCCAAGCTTGCTCGGCAGGATAATGTTCAGAAAGAAAGTGGAAGGCAGCTCCTAGACTTCGTTGAACCAAAATGGCGGATGCACAGCCGCTGGTGCTGCAACCTGCAAGTGTGCCATCTGACTAGTACTGCTACGCTATGATCAGTAATTTTTGGGCGTGTTGTGTTTGTGGCTTTGTTCATTCCTTGCATTCCTGCTCCAGATGAGCAATCTTTTTGGCCATACATTCTGTTCCAGAGCCTGATGACTGGTGGCAGCAGAGCAGGCTCTAGAACAGGGTGTGAGCTATCTGTTTTCCTTGGCGTACGTGAACAGGTTTTCTTTGTGTATTTATGGACTTCATGATTGTGTTAATTTATTCTTTATTGAAGGAGaatttattcctttttttttccttccaggAACAGTATTGTACTAGAAAATCTGTATTTCTGAGCTGTTCTGCACTTGCCTATACTGCTGGATTTATAGAGAGCGAACTTGAGCCCCAGTCCCCAGGTAGTGACAATTCAGAAGGACTACGAATAAATCACCAtagcagtttttttttctcgccATAAACAGGAAGCATGTATACACATGGCATTGACAATTTGACATCTGAGGTAATTTGAGTCCTTCTAATACAGTAGAGATCCAATGCTCCTTTTGAATTTCGTTGGATGCTAACGGTATTGCCCGTAGGGATATTTGGATGCAGAAACACTGCAAGATTCGATAGGTAGGGGTGACTGCTGAGATAGCCAGATGTGCTCATCCCAAGAAGGATTCTCCAACCGCGATGCGATCATCTGACTTCATTACTTTAAGCAGTTGAAAATACTATCATACTGATGATAATCCTTGTGCCGAATGGTTGGAACAGCTGACCTCAGTAGAAGACGACAAGCATTGGCTGGCCCAAAGCTTACCCTTCTAGAAACAGTGGCGGCTGAATGCACGGGAGGCAACACAGCACCTTGAAGCCACAGGGGTTTCAGATGCTGAccacttgcaaaaaaaaacatgaaaagtCTGTAGAGCTGTTAGGTGCCGTAGACTACAAAAAGAACATCGATGCGAGCAACTACAAATTTGCAACACCATTGACTAATTCCTTGAGGTTCAGTTCTAGCCCAATAATTAGATTATCATTATCctttaagaaaaataattaatCATCTGAATGCAGTGACGCAAAGGGACGGCACTAGCTTGTTGCTTCTTGCCTTCTTTTTTCCTAACTAACAAGGTGGCTCAGATTAATAGCGTAGCTAACTTTGTgataatattttatcacgataactttgattaaaaattaatctctttttattgtttattatattttatttgaactctttatttatatattttgtttttcaaacCGTTTGAAAATCGAActgctatttttttataattttaattacgaatttacttatttattaattatatctaattttttttctttttagtttaATCTATGCAGTTAGATGTTTGTAACAATGTGCTGTCTAAatcttttttctaattaatataataattttataacttGAACATTTaagtaataatataatagacGGACCCACGGCAATTGTTTGTCACTTCTCAGCTCTGTACTTCTTTTCTGGATAGCGCTATTCTGTACTTTGTCCTGTACTTTTTTGTTGTAGACTTTTTCATAGAGTTCTTGTGCAGCCGAGTGGCCAAATGGCAACTTTCATAAAGTTCGGATTCTTTGCTGTTGCGTATGCGGTGTGGTTTGATGGGAGCGGAGCTCCCATATGGTTTCTCCTTATCGTCACAAGGTTCCTGGGACCTGGGTTACTCAAATTCCTGGGCCGGTTCCCAGGGTACTGCTCGTTTGAGATGCCACTTATccaaattattttctttaggTAGTTATCCTCTGTGACATTAAGAGCTTATTTGAAAGAGTGGATTCTAAAATCCATTTGTCAGATGATGAATAGTTAGATAATGTAAACTATTTTTATCACATTTAAAATGGTATTACTCTCACTTTCATGGCATAATATTTTTCACAATTTATCCACATATCAGTAATAGTCAACTTTCGAATGGAGGGTGTGTCGATATCAAAATTGACAAGTAAAGGAGACTAAAAACAACACAACTCTATTGAATACAAGATCCATGTGTAACAACTTCATGCACAACTGTATATAATCTAGCTTTTCACAGTATGGTCATTTGGTTATTGCAACAACAATAATTTCACCTGAGATCGAGTCGAATTTGGGTGGCCACCTCTTTTTTAAGTGCAAGCAAGACCTCTtgtcatattttttaaaataaacaatAATTTCACTT
Coding sequences:
- the LOC133917994 gene encoding filament-like plant protein 7, giving the protein MPEPPGFRLPWLLRFPPRESATRAAPLDAFLPPQRANGSTPTPTPPRRRPYCTATCPHFLLRLHCREEQCIPAVPEEPTVWPVQAGWMFCFQLDTLSVEIYVNVIQWYCKSYGSHNSLAKKKGAITEMEEALKSCVEQLVIAREEREQIIVEAANEISSEKKKVRELQHKLEDANKNAAKLAAENSSLCKAVDDRDTMIREVRESEAAAGDKLADATARLESAQKQGVSLRYEVRMLQKELEVRGQEREYDLKSVDAAQRQQAEHLKRIAQLEAECQRLRAMVRKRLPGPAAIAKMRDEVEQQQPPPPGARPRRPRPATPSTPRSVTPFSPRTPRRSVSDAESYAFKLRAVEDENKALKQVLAKRESELQFVQMKYADEACKLTVVQRQLKDLTEENWQLSDANCQSESWASALISELEHFRSGNQGGASIMASSDMNLLDDFAEIEKMEMAPGDRKRNTPRASLEKADTRSVTPEKNDNGLVMNGSIPNGHPERVHDIWDLVMHKHDASGESVDTILEKIRHELDLDRSTIYAKREYSDVSYDRSEVEKMVRNLVEEVTPMIHKSAEDNVARSRLLLHYKPELCGRLENLVHVCHDLLHGSKANLGKFIDEVCLILKYIVSQYLSNQDPSDTVDSDIMNIDGVKSLGTINTEGQQDIQSAKPAAALDIQKDAQVGPIQSAECQIMASLQEKLDKELTRVILAQDDNILQGRKSTYCEIESPSAEASVEDWAAQEENQLPTNSEILAAAGKIAHCQETITILSKQLQALKIPTTSGPLDSPFCNPRPSSALSDYKPQSLGSILAEEFANAVGSRSPATPKEVQFKKKDDELYATPKRSTAQEQNGDPRKKKKRGPSLLGRIMFRKKVEGSS